In Physeter macrocephalus isolate SW-GA unplaced genomic scaffold, ASM283717v5 random_722, whole genome shotgun sequence, the DNA window CCGGACTGGGGCCGCGGTACGGGGATTAAAACTGCTTGTATGTCCACCATACCTGGTATTTCCCTCGTCTTGCCACGCCCGCCCTAGGCGTCTTGCACAGCGGCAGTGCGGACTTCGAGTCTGTGGATGACCTGGTGGAAGCTGTGGGGGAACTGTTGCAAGAGGTGTCCGGGGACAGCAAGGATGACGCGGGCATCAGGGCCGTGTGCCAGCGCATGTACAACACTCTGCGCCTGTACGTGCCAGGGCAGGGGGATTCGTGGGGGAGATGGGAGGGCGGACGGTCAGGAGACGAGACGTGAGGGAGGAAGGTCTGATGGCCACAGAGCTTTCTCCTCCACTTCTAACTCTTTGCTTTCTATCCCTACTCTCAAGGACTGAGCCACAGACCCAGGGAAACAGCCAGGTGCTACTAGACGCCCCCATCCAGTTGTCAAAGATAACAGAGAACTACGGTGAGAGTGAGGGAAGATTGAGATTGAACTAGCTGCCCTGTGTCCTTTTCTTGGCCTCCACCCCCTAGCCACCTGCCCCCTGGAGCTCTGTTCCACAGAACAAGGTTGTAGGAGCTAGTTGATGTCTTTACT includes these proteins:
- the LOC114485184 gene encoding ATP-binding cassette sub-family F member 3-like, coding for MATCAEILRSEFPEIDGQVFDYVTGVLHSGSADFESVDDLVEAVGELLQEVSGDSKDDAGIRAVCQRMYNTLRLTEPQTQGNSQVLLDAPIQLSKITENYDCGTKLPGLLKREQSSVRRGGGRKGEGCIYGG